From one Vespula vulgaris chromosome 25, iyVesVulg1.1, whole genome shotgun sequence genomic stretch:
- the LOC127072438 gene encoding fatty acyl-CoA reductase wat-like isoform X7, with the protein MIELFSTLREKEPTFHNRIVTIEGDCSLLNLGISMTDKTTLIQNVSIVFHVAATVRFNEKIKSATAINVRSLKDAINLSKEMPKLKSFVHVSTAYVNCLYNSINEKFYDPPIDPDKLIDLMECLDEKLLDDITPRLLGIWPNTYVYTKSVAENVVKKHAGLIPIGIFRPGAVISTYREPIKGWVDNLYGPIGVTAGASIGLIRITHCNGSIKMNVLPGDLTANGLIVSAWEIANNRRRNEDIPIYNYVSKDNPITFDELKYMTAKYGIPLPSKEAIWYYSFRNVKYRLVYILCIYFLHLLPALLIDTFALCIGKQPRLLKIYNKIHKISDMLGYFTTTEWKYTNERWNELLNKLTIEDRELFLCDMKQIKWDNFFKTYLLGVRIYILKDPIDTLPEARIKWRRLYWMHQLLKIIIAMIFFMIMWTMITGLFVKIDNA; encoded by the exons atgattGAG TTATTTTCCACGCTTAGAGAGAAGGAACCAACATTCCATAATCGCATAGTCACGATCGAGGGCGATTGTAGTTTACTAAATCTTGGTATCTCGATGACCGATAAGACAACACTTATACAAAACGTTTCCATTGTTTTTCATGTCGCGGCGACTGTGAgattcaatgaaaaaataaaatcggccACAGCTATTAACGTTCGAAGCTTGAAGGATGCCATAAATTTGTCTAAGGAAATGCCAAAATTAAAG AGTTTCGTCCACGTATCAACGGCTTATGTTAATTGTCTTTATAATTCGATCAATGAGAAATTCTATGATCCACCAATCGATCCCGACAAATTGATCGATTTGATGGAATGTCTGGATGAAAAATTACTCGACGATATTACACCGCG ATTACTTGGAATATGGCCGAACACTTATGTTTACACGAAATCAGTTGCGGAAAATGTGGTGAAAAAGCATGCCGGTTTGATACCAATTGGAATATTTCGTCCAGGAGCTG tgATATCAACGTATCGAGAACCTATTAAAGGATGGGTAGATAACTTGTACGGGCCAATAGGAGTTACAGCAGGTGCTTCGATAGGATTGATACGAATAACACATTGCAatggatcgataaaaatgaatgtattACCGGGAGATCTTACGGCGAACGGTTTAATCGTAAGTGCATGGGAGATTGCTAATAATCGAAG aaGAAATGAGGATATTCCAATTTATAATTACGTGTCCAAGGATAATCCAATAACTTTCGACGAATTAAAATACATGACTGCCAAATATGGAATACCATTACCATCTAAGGAAGCTATTTGGTATTATAGCTTtagaaatgtaaaatatcGACTGGTTTATATACTCTGCATttactttttacatttattaccAGCTCTTTTAATAGATACGTTCGCTCTGTGCATCGGTAAACAACCAAG GTTACtcaagatatataataaaattcacaaAATATCGGACATGCTCGGTTATTTTACAACGACCGAATGGAAATATACGAATGAAAGATGGAATGAACTATTAAATAAGTTAACCATCGAAGATCGTGAATTGTTCTTATGCGATATGAAACAGATAAAATGggataatttctttaaaacttATCTCTTGGgtgtaagaatatatatattaaaagatccAATCGATACACTTCCTGAAGCTCGTATAAAATGGCGaag GCTTTACTGGATGCatcaattattgaaaattattatagcaATGATCTTTTTTATGATCATGTGGACCATGATTACTGGATTATTTGTAAAGATTGATAATGCGTGA
- the LOC127072438 gene encoding fatty acyl-CoA reductase wat-like isoform X2 codes for MMEVPLKKSEQKMTFENVNNLTPIQEFYSGQNIFITGGTGFIGKLLIEKLLRACPGINCIYLLIRSKKGKNVLQRKEELIEDLLFSTLREKEPTFHNRIVTIEGDCSLLNLGISMTDKTTLIQNVSIVFHVAATVRFNEKIKSATAINVRSLKDAINLSKEMPKLKSFVHVSTAYVNCLYNSINEKFYDPPIDPDKLIDLMECLDEKLLDDITPRLLGIWPNTYVYTKSVAENVVKKHAGLIPIGIFRPGAVISTYREPIKGWVDNLYGPIGVTAGASIGLIRITHCNGSIKMNVLPGDLTANGLIVSAWEIANNRRRNEDIPIYNYVSKDNPITFDELKYMTAKYGIPLPSKEAIWYYSFRNVKYRLVYILCIYFLHLLPALLIDTFALCIGKQPRLLKIYNKIHKISDMLGYFTTTEWKYTNERWNELLNKLTIEDRELFLCDMKQIKWDNFFKTYLLGVRIYILKDPIDTLPEARIKWRRLYWMHQLLKIIIAMIFFMIMWTMITGLFVKIDNA; via the exons atgatgGAAGtgccattaaaaaaaagtgaacAAAAAATGACCTTTGAGAATGTCAACAATCTCACACCCATTCAAGAGTTTTACTCTGgtcaaaatatattcataaccGGAGGAACAGGATTTATAGGAAAATTATTGATTGAGAAATTATTGAGGGCATGTCCCGGTATCAACTGTATTTACCTTTTGATACgttcaaaaaaaggaaaaaatgtgCTTCAACGCAAGGAGGAACTCATAGAAGATTTG TTATTTTCCACGCTTAGAGAGAAGGAACCAACATTCCATAATCGCATAGTCACGATCGAGGGCGATTGTAGTTTACTAAATCTTGGTATCTCGATGACCGATAAGACAACACTTATACAAAACGTTTCCATTGTTTTTCATGTCGCGGCGACTGTGAgattcaatgaaaaaataaaatcggccACAGCTATTAACGTTCGAAGCTTGAAGGATGCCATAAATTTGTCTAAGGAAATGCCAAAATTAAAG AGTTTCGTCCACGTATCAACGGCTTATGTTAATTGTCTTTATAATTCGATCAATGAGAAATTCTATGATCCACCAATCGATCCCGACAAATTGATCGATTTGATGGAATGTCTGGATGAAAAATTACTCGACGATATTACACCGCG ATTACTTGGAATATGGCCGAACACTTATGTTTACACGAAATCAGTTGCGGAAAATGTGGTGAAAAAGCATGCCGGTTTGATACCAATTGGAATATTTCGTCCAGGAGCTG tgATATCAACGTATCGAGAACCTATTAAAGGATGGGTAGATAACTTGTACGGGCCAATAGGAGTTACAGCAGGTGCTTCGATAGGATTGATACGAATAACACATTGCAatggatcgataaaaatgaatgtattACCGGGAGATCTTACGGCGAACGGTTTAATCGTAAGTGCATGGGAGATTGCTAATAATCGAAG aaGAAATGAGGATATTCCAATTTATAATTACGTGTCCAAGGATAATCCAATAACTTTCGACGAATTAAAATACATGACTGCCAAATATGGAATACCATTACCATCTAAGGAAGCTATTTGGTATTATAGCTTtagaaatgtaaaatatcGACTGGTTTATATACTCTGCATttactttttacatttattaccAGCTCTTTTAATAGATACGTTCGCTCTGTGCATCGGTAAACAACCAAG GTTACtcaagatatataataaaattcacaaAATATCGGACATGCTCGGTTATTTTACAACGACCGAATGGAAATATACGAATGAAAGATGGAATGAACTATTAAATAAGTTAACCATCGAAGATCGTGAATTGTTCTTATGCGATATGAAACAGATAAAATGggataatttctttaaaacttATCTCTTGGgtgtaagaatatatatattaaaagatccAATCGATACACTTCCTGAAGCTCGTATAAAATGGCGaag GCTTTACTGGATGCatcaattattgaaaattattatagcaATGATCTTTTTTATGATCATGTGGACCATGATTACTGGATTATTTGTAAAGATTGATAATGCGTGA
- the LOC127072438 gene encoding fatty acyl-CoA reductase wat-like isoform X5: MMEVPLKKSEQKMTFENVNNLTPIQEFYSGQNIFITGGTGFIGKLLIEKLLRACPGINCIYLLIRSKKGKNVLQRKEELIEDLLFSTLREKEPTFHNRIVTIEGDCSLLNLGISMTDKTTLIQNVSIVFHVAATVRFNEKIKSATAINVRSLKDAINLSKEMPKLKSFVHVSTAYVNCLYNSINEKFYDPPIDPDKLIDLMECLDEKLLDDITPRLLGIWPNTYVYTKSVAENVVKKHAGLIPIGIFRPGAVISTYREPIKGWVDNLYGPIGVTAGASIGLIRITHCNGSIKMNVLPGDLTANGLIVSAWEIANNRRRNEDIPIYNYVSKDNPITFDELKYMTAKYGIPLPSKEAIWYYSFRNVKYRLVYILCIYFLHLLPALLIDTFALCIGKQPRLLKIYNKIHKISDMLGYFTTTEWKYTNERWNELLNKLTIEDRELFLCDMKQIKWDNFFKTYLLGVRIYILKDPIDTLPEARIKWRRYIWKGKNDETAVGREQTGNGHWHKRFQDS, encoded by the exons atgatgGAAGtgccattaaaaaaaagtgaacAAAAAATGACCTTTGAGAATGTCAACAATCTCACACCCATTCAAGAGTTTTACTCTGgtcaaaatatattcataaccGGAGGAACAGGATTTATAGGAAAATTATTGATTGAGAAATTATTGAGGGCATGTCCCGGTATCAACTGTATTTACCTTTTGATACgttcaaaaaaaggaaaaaatgtgCTTCAACGCAAGGAGGAACTCATAGAAGATTTG TTATTTTCCACGCTTAGAGAGAAGGAACCAACATTCCATAATCGCATAGTCACGATCGAGGGCGATTGTAGTTTACTAAATCTTGGTATCTCGATGACCGATAAGACAACACTTATACAAAACGTTTCCATTGTTTTTCATGTCGCGGCGACTGTGAgattcaatgaaaaaataaaatcggccACAGCTATTAACGTTCGAAGCTTGAAGGATGCCATAAATTTGTCTAAGGAAATGCCAAAATTAAAG AGTTTCGTCCACGTATCAACGGCTTATGTTAATTGTCTTTATAATTCGATCAATGAGAAATTCTATGATCCACCAATCGATCCCGACAAATTGATCGATTTGATGGAATGTCTGGATGAAAAATTACTCGACGATATTACACCGCG ATTACTTGGAATATGGCCGAACACTTATGTTTACACGAAATCAGTTGCGGAAAATGTGGTGAAAAAGCATGCCGGTTTGATACCAATTGGAATATTTCGTCCAGGAGCTG tgATATCAACGTATCGAGAACCTATTAAAGGATGGGTAGATAACTTGTACGGGCCAATAGGAGTTACAGCAGGTGCTTCGATAGGATTGATACGAATAACACATTGCAatggatcgataaaaatgaatgtattACCGGGAGATCTTACGGCGAACGGTTTAATCGTAAGTGCATGGGAGATTGCTAATAATCGAAG aaGAAATGAGGATATTCCAATTTATAATTACGTGTCCAAGGATAATCCAATAACTTTCGACGAATTAAAATACATGACTGCCAAATATGGAATACCATTACCATCTAAGGAAGCTATTTGGTATTATAGCTTtagaaatgtaaaatatcGACTGGTTTATATACTCTGCATttactttttacatttattaccAGCTCTTTTAATAGATACGTTCGCTCTGTGCATCGGTAAACAACCAAG GTTACtcaagatatataataaaattcacaaAATATCGGACATGCTCGGTTATTTTACAACGACCGAATGGAAATATACGAATGAAAGATGGAATGAACTATTAAATAAGTTAACCATCGAAGATCGTGAATTGTTCTTATGCGATATGAAACAGATAAAATGggataatttctttaaaacttATCTCTTGGgtgtaagaatatatatattaaaagatccAATCGATACACTTCCTGAAGCTCGTATAAAATGGCGaag ATACATTTGGAAAGGTAAAAATGATGAAACAGCTGTTGGAAGGGAACAAACAGGAAACGGACATTGGCATAAACGATTTCAAGACAGTTGA
- the LOC127072438 gene encoding fatty acyl-CoA reductase wat-like isoform X6, which yields MIEVSTYAISGKLTTISMHVFQLFSTLREKEPTFHNRIVTIEGDCSLLNLGISMTDKTTLIQNVSIVFHVAATVRFNEKIKSATAINVRSLKDAINLSKEMPKLKSFVHVSTAYVNCLYNSINEKFYDPPIDPDKLIDLMECLDEKLLDDITPRLLGIWPNTYVYTKSVAENVVKKHAGLIPIGIFRPGAVISTYREPIKGWVDNLYGPIGVTAGASIGLIRITHCNGSIKMNVLPGDLTANGLIVSAWEIANNRRRNEDIPIYNYVSKDNPITFDELKYMTAKYGIPLPSKEAIWYYSFRNVKYRLVYILCIYFLHLLPALLIDTFALCIGKQPRLLKIYNKIHKISDMLGYFTTTEWKYTNERWNELLNKLTIEDRELFLCDMKQIKWDNFFKTYLLGVRIYILKDPIDTLPEARIKWRRLYWMHQLLKIIIAMIFFMIMWTMITGLFVKIDNA from the exons atgattGAGGTAAGTACATATGCGATATCGGGAAAATTAACAACTATATCAATGCATGTTTTCCAGTTATTTTCCACGCTTAGAGAGAAGGAACCAACATTCCATAATCGCATAGTCACGATCGAGGGCGATTGTAGTTTACTAAATCTTGGTATCTCGATGACCGATAAGACAACACTTATACAAAACGTTTCCATTGTTTTTCATGTCGCGGCGACTGTGAgattcaatgaaaaaataaaatcggccACAGCTATTAACGTTCGAAGCTTGAAGGATGCCATAAATTTGTCTAAGGAAATGCCAAAATTAAAG AGTTTCGTCCACGTATCAACGGCTTATGTTAATTGTCTTTATAATTCGATCAATGAGAAATTCTATGATCCACCAATCGATCCCGACAAATTGATCGATTTGATGGAATGTCTGGATGAAAAATTACTCGACGATATTACACCGCG ATTACTTGGAATATGGCCGAACACTTATGTTTACACGAAATCAGTTGCGGAAAATGTGGTGAAAAAGCATGCCGGTTTGATACCAATTGGAATATTTCGTCCAGGAGCTG tgATATCAACGTATCGAGAACCTATTAAAGGATGGGTAGATAACTTGTACGGGCCAATAGGAGTTACAGCAGGTGCTTCGATAGGATTGATACGAATAACACATTGCAatggatcgataaaaatgaatgtattACCGGGAGATCTTACGGCGAACGGTTTAATCGTAAGTGCATGGGAGATTGCTAATAATCGAAG aaGAAATGAGGATATTCCAATTTATAATTACGTGTCCAAGGATAATCCAATAACTTTCGACGAATTAAAATACATGACTGCCAAATATGGAATACCATTACCATCTAAGGAAGCTATTTGGTATTATAGCTTtagaaatgtaaaatatcGACTGGTTTATATACTCTGCATttactttttacatttattaccAGCTCTTTTAATAGATACGTTCGCTCTGTGCATCGGTAAACAACCAAG GTTACtcaagatatataataaaattcacaaAATATCGGACATGCTCGGTTATTTTACAACGACCGAATGGAAATATACGAATGAAAGATGGAATGAACTATTAAATAAGTTAACCATCGAAGATCGTGAATTGTTCTTATGCGATATGAAACAGATAAAATGggataatttctttaaaacttATCTCTTGGgtgtaagaatatatatattaaaagatccAATCGATACACTTCCTGAAGCTCGTATAAAATGGCGaag GCTTTACTGGATGCatcaattattgaaaattattatagcaATGATCTTTTTTATGATCATGTGGACCATGATTACTGGATTATTTGTAAAGATTGATAATGCGTGA